From the genome of Streptococcus oralis:
TCATTATTTCGAGCATAGACAATCGATTGAGCAATTAAACTTCGTAAAGCTGAATCTTCTATGTTATTTAAATCAAAGTAAGTATATTTGTCTGATCTCAATTTCTGATTTGCTTTTACTAGGACTTCATTGTAAACTCTGTTAATTTCTTGTAAATCTCCACTGTCAATCGCCATTTGCATGCTGACAAGCATCCCTGCATAGTCATGACGAAAACCTCGAATTTCATTATACAACTCCACAATTTCATCAGTATAAGTCTGTAAATGCTTTTGTTCAAATTTCTTTTGTTTTAGAGCAATCTCTTTTTCAATTTGAACCTTGTGAGAATTCATTGCAAAGAAAATCAATAACAAGCAAATAAAAACAATGGTTGATAAAATACTTCCGAAGCTATTTAAATGATGAGTTGTACTTACTATATCTGAAATAAACAGTAAGATATGCAAACCAAAGAAAGCAACTATTACTTTTTTTAAAAAAGGGTACAGATAATCTTTATCAAAATAGGTAAGTTCTAAGTGGAAATAAGTAATAATTTTTTTAATAATAAAATATGTTAGTAATAGTACTCCTAAATAAAACATCACTTCATGTTCTATCACAAAAGCATCACCTGTTATAGAGGATAGGGTTACTGATAAAAAAGTATGTGTACTATGATATAATAAAGACAATAGTAAACTGATAAACATTCCTTTATGCTTATCATACTTCTTTATAGCTAATATAGAAGTATATAGAATAAAAGGAAATATAAATTTTTCAATCCCTAACCCAGCTAATGAAATAAAGTCAAAGAAAAATTCAGCTACAGACTGATATACAAATATACAAGCTATAAATAAATATCTTTCTTTTTTAGTTACTTTACAAATTAATTCATAGCTTATTGTTAAAATAAAAATATGAAGAATAACTATTCCAAATCCTAATAAACTCATCCTATCACCCTATAATATTATTACTTTGTCCTATTTGAAAAAAGATGTTTAAAAAAGTAAGGTAGTCTTTTATCTCCACCTCGAATCTCCTGCAATTCTGCCTCTGTTACCTCTTTAAATTGTTCCAACTTTACTGTATTTTTCATAATGAAATCTCCTGTATTATTTTTTCTTGTAAGTTAACTTACACATCTATTATACAAAATGAAGACCATGTAAGAAAAAATTCTTCCCAACTGTACATTTTTGCACCTGAAACGCACTTTTTTAAGAAAAAAGCTGGGATTTATCCCAGCTTCGCATCTAAAATTGATCCCAGCAGGATTCGAACCTGCGACCGTTCGCTTAGAAGGCGAATGCTCTATCCAGCTGAGCTATGAGACCTAACATGACCATTCTATCAAAAAACAAGAGCTAAGTCAATCTTCTATTTGTGATAAGGAGAACCCTGCTGAATTGTAAAAGCACGGTAAATTTGTTCAACTAAAACCAATCTCATTAACTGATGTGGTAATGTCAGACGTCCAAAACTGACAGAAAGATTGGCCCTATTTTTTACAACAGGAGCTAGACCCAAACTTCCTCCAATGATAAAAGTAAGCGTTGAATATCCTTTGATAGAAGCTTGCTCTAGTTGCTTACTAAATTCCTCTGAGGAGAGTGTTTTTCCTTCAATGGCTAGTACAACAACAAAGTCTCTTTCTCCAACCTTAGAAAGAATTCTTTCACCTTCTGTTTCCAAGATTTTTTGATTTTCTAATTCACTAGCTTTGTCAGGTGTCTTCTCATCAATGAGCTCAATCATTTCTAATTTGGCGAAACGTGAAATTCGTTTGGTATATTCAGCAATACCATCTTTAAGGTATTTTTCTTTTAATTTTCCCACTGTTACAATTTTTATTTTCATTCTTCTATTCTATCATATCCACACTTCATTTCACATCTTATACACATAAAAATCATCCTAAATTTCTAGTAAATTCACAGAATAAAGCGAGTTATCCACAACTTGTGTAAAACTTTAAGCTTTTAAGTTTGGATTAAGTTAATAGGTTTATAATCTGAGTAAATAAATAACAAACGGAGGCGTTTATGAAACACTTACAAAAATTTTACAAAAAAGGAGTTAAAGTTCTTGCAATCATTCTAATAGGATTTTTAAGTGGTGCCTTAGGAAGTTTCGTAACATTACAACTTTATCAAAAACAAGGAAATCAAGCTACGAATAATAATTCTGGCACTGTCACTCAAACATCATATAAGAATGAAAATTCAACCACTCAAGCAGTAAATAAAGTTAAGGATGCTGTTGTCTCAATCATTACTTATTCTTCTTCTAGCAGTAGACAAAGTAGTGTATTTAATGGTGATGAAACTAATTCTGATTCAGACAATCAACAAATCGCAAGTGAGGGATCAGGTGTTATCTATAAAAAAGATGATAAAGATGCCTATCTTGTAACTAATACTCACGTTATCAATGGAGCTTCAAAAGTTGATATTCGCTTGGCAGATGGTACCAAGGTTCCTGGTGAAATTGTCGGATCTGATACTTTCTCTGATATTGCTGTCGTTAAAATTTCTTCAGAAAAAGTTACAACAGTAGCAGAATTTGGGGATTCAAGCCAACTTAGTGTTGGAGAAACAGCGATTGCTATTGGTAGTCCTCTAGGTTCAGAATATGCTAATACAGTTACACAGGGAATCATCTCAAGTCTTAATCGAAATGTTTCTCTAAAATCTGAAGATGGTCAAGCTATTTCAACAAAAGCCATTCAAACAGATACGGCTATTAACCCTGGTAACTCTGGTGGTCCACTTGTAAACATTCAAGGACAAGTAATTGGTATTACATCAAGTAAAATTGCAAGTAATGGTGGAACATCTGTAGAAGGTCTTGGTTTTGCAATTCCTTCAAACGATGCACAAAATATCATTAAACAGCTTGAAAGTAATGGTAAAGTGACTCGTCCAGCTCTTGGAATTCAAATGGTCAATCTGTCAAATGTTGGAGCTAGTGATCTTAGAAAACTTAACATTCCAAGTAGCCTCACTTCAGGTGTAGTTGTTCGATCTGTTCAAAACAATATGCCAGCAAATGGACATCTTCAAAAATAC
Proteins encoded in this window:
- the comD gene encoding competence system sensor histidine kinase ComD; this encodes MSLLGFGIVILHIFILTISYELICKVTKKERYLFIACIFVYQSVAEFFFDFISLAGLGIEKFIFPFILYTSILAIKKYDKHKGMFISLLLSLLYHSTHTFLSVTLSSITGDAFVIEHEVMFYLGVLLLTYFIIKKIITYFHLELTYFDKDYLYPFLKKVIVAFFGLHILLFISDIVSTTHHLNSFGSILSTIVFICLLLIFFAMNSHKVQIEKEIALKQKKFEQKHLQTYTDEIVELYNEIRGFRHDYAGMLVSMQMAIDSGDLQEINRVYNEVLVKANQKLRSDKYTYFDLNNIEDSALRSLIAQSIVYARNNDVEFTLEVKDVITRLSMDLLDLVRIMSILLNNAVEGAADSYLKQMEVAVIKMDFETVIVIQNSCKITMTPSEDLFALGFSTKGRNRGLGLNNVKEILDKYDNIILETEMEDNTFRQIIRFKREFE
- the comC gene encoding competence-stimulating peptide ComC — its product is MKNTVKLEQFKEVTEAELQEIRGGDKRLPYFFKHLFSNRTK
- a CDS encoding S1C family serine protease; the encoded protein is MKHLQKFYKKGVKVLAIILIGFLSGALGSFVTLQLYQKQGNQATNNNSGTVTQTSYKNENSTTQAVNKVKDAVVSIITYSSSSSRQSSVFNGDETNSDSDNQQIASEGSGVIYKKDDKDAYLVTNTHVINGASKVDIRLADGTKVPGEIVGSDTFSDIAVVKISSEKVTTVAEFGDSSQLSVGETAIAIGSPLGSEYANTVTQGIISSLNRNVSLKSEDGQAISTKAIQTDTAINPGNSGGPLVNIQGQVIGITSSKIASNGGTSVEGLGFAIPSNDAQNIIKQLESNGKVTRPALGIQMVNLSNVGASDLRKLNIPSSLTSGVVVRSVQNNMPANGHLQKYDVITKVDDKEIASSTDLQHALYNHAIGDTIKVTYYRNGKEETTSIKLDKNSGDLES
- the rlmH gene encoding 23S rRNA (pseudouridine(1915)-N(3))-methyltransferase RlmH, yielding MKIKIVTVGKLKEKYLKDGIAEYTKRISRFAKLEMIELIDEKTPDKASELENQKILETEGERILSKVGERDFVVVLAIEGKTLSSEEFSKQLEQASIKGYSTLTFIIGGSLGLAPVVKNRANLSVSFGRLTLPHQLMRLVLVEQIYRAFTIQQGSPYHK